CCATATCAATTGTACTGGATAGGCATCCTGAACTGAGGTACTAAAATATGTGGTCCTCTTTCTGTTTCTGGATTCTCAATTCTGAACtgtattatgtataaatttGCTTCATCTATGTCTAGACAAGAAGGGCTTGCCCACGAAGTGTTGCAATGGTACATATGTAGAATGGAGGCGTGGTTTGCTGCAGATGCGGATATGATATCTCTGAGAAGCTGGGATGAGGCAAGTTCATGTCTCTCATTGCTTATGCTATTTAACTTTATTTGGTTATGCTAATGGAAATGCAATTGTTGCTATCCCCTTCATCTCTCTATCGTGTCCTGAGTTTATGGCTCAAAACCTAAAATATGCTAATACAGGAACCAATAGCCAAGTTAGTTTGCTAGAACTATCTTCAGTAGATCACACTTGTTTTTATATAGTAATGTTACTGTAAAGATTTTTGAGGTTTTTGTCACCCATTAGTATTTACATGGTTCATGGCATCCAATGTGTAGGAGCAAGTTCTTTCTGGTGGTCATGGTCTTATGGTGCAAGGTTACTATCCACTAGTAAAAGCTATGGCAAAGGACATTGATATACGTTTAAATCACAGGTATGCTGGCAGTTTTCTGTTGCAAAAGAATTCATTGCCCTCTGGACTGTTTTATTGGTACTAAAAATGTTCCATTATGTATCTTCTTTTGTTAAGCTAGTCATGCTGTTGGATGTAATTTCAATGTCATTAAACATGTTTTTGACTTTCTGTTGTTGACTTATTTATCCTAGCTGTTAACAACGCaattgttgggggggggggactACATAAACGAACAACTGAAGCTTGTGATAATTGTAGTAGTACTCTTTTAACAGTATTTTGCGCAGCATCCACGTTTTATGTgatgttccttttctttttcattacaTCTAGATTGAATTGCTTACCTTATTAATCTGTTCTGAGACATGATCTCAGTTATTAGCTTTTCAGTGCAGGAACCTTTGGAACTTTTTAGCAAAACCTTCTCTTTAAATTATTTAAGGTTCTAATAGTTTCTAGCTACTAGAAAATTTGCTTTCCTGTAATTCTTTGgaatttgattcattttttcTGTTGCAACTATTAGAGTTAAAAGGATTGCCAATGGATATAACAAGGTGATGGTTACAATTGAAGATGGCAGCAATTTTGTTGCTGATGCTGTAATAGTAACAGTCCCCATTGGGGTTCTGAAGGCCAACTTAATTGCTTTTGAACCCAAGTTGCCCGAATGGAAACTTGCGGCAATATCAGATCTTGGTGTAGGGAATGAAAATAAGATTGCACTATTGTTTGACAAAGTGTTCTGGCCAAATGTGGAGCTGCTAGGGATTGCTGCACCTACTTCCTATGCATGTGGCTACTTTTTGAATCTCCATAAAGCAACAGGCAATCCCGTCCTTGTTTACATGGCAGCTGGAAGGTTTGCTTATGACCTTGAGAAGCTTTCAGATGAGGCTGCTGCTGATTTTGTAATGTTGCAGCTGAAGAGAATGTTTCCTGATGCAACAAAGCCGGTAAGTATTAATTTAGCATATGATTGTTAGCCTTCATTTTGTTTGACATGTTTACCTTTAACTAACTTCTGATGAAGATATTAGTTTTCATCAAAATAAGGTGTGGAAAAGAACATCACTTATTTTGCAAGCAATTTATGCTGTTGAAGTATTCAGACAGTCACATTTGGTTTTCACTTAGTTATGGATATGTTGTTGCTGGCATATTAATTGGGAAATAGTGTAGCATGTTCTGATTCTTGGGTCTCTAGATGGGTATATCATGCCCATCTTTTTTCCCTTGGATGCATCCAAGAAATCTTAATCCTTGAATTACTAAGAATGTCCGTTGTCCCTTGTCCTACAGGTCAAGTATCTTGTGTCACGCTGGGGATCTGATCCAGACTCTCTCGGATGCTACTCTTATGATTTGGTTGGAAACCCAGCGGACATATATGACAAGCTCCGAG
The genomic region above belongs to Coffea arabica cultivar ET-39 chromosome 7c, Coffea Arabica ET-39 HiFi, whole genome shotgun sequence and contains:
- the LOC113699182 gene encoding probable polyamine oxidase 4 isoform X2; this encodes MEAADDDSSSSFPGYLLDGAFSPRIDRRQSSLPSVIVIGGGISGIAAARILQNASFKVLLLESRDRIGGRILTDYSFGCPIDMGASWLHGVCNENPLAPLIRRLGLTLYRTSGDNSVLYDHDLESYALFDIKGHQVPQQTVIEVGEVFKKILKETDKVRNEHTDDMSVSQAISIVLDRHPELRQEGLAHEVLQWYICRMEAWFAADADMISLRSWDEEQVLSGGHGLMVQGYYPLVKAMAKDIDIRLNHRVKRIANGYNKVMVTIEDGSNFVADAVIVTVPIGVLKANLIAFEPKLPEWKLAAISDLGVGNENKIALLFDKVFWPNVELLGIAAPTSYACGYFLNLHKATGNPVLVYMAAGRFAYDLEKLSDEAAADFVMLQLKRMFPDATKPVKYLVSRWGSDPDSLGCYSYDLVGNPADIYDKLRAPVGNIYFGGEAVSVDHQGSVHGAYSAGVMAAENCRKHLMERLGSGDKIQLVSCREEILEATVPLQISRM
- the LOC113699182 gene encoding probable polyamine oxidase 4 isoform X1; the encoded protein is MEAADDDSSSSFPGYLLDAGAFSPRIDRRQSSLPSVIVIGGGISGIAAARILQNASFKVLLLESRDRIGGRILTDYSFGCPIDMGASWLHGVCNENPLAPLIRRLGLTLYRTSGDNSVLYDHDLESYALFDIKGHQVPQQTVIEVGEVFKKILKETDKVRNEHTDDMSVSQAISIVLDRHPELRQEGLAHEVLQWYICRMEAWFAADADMISLRSWDEEQVLSGGHGLMVQGYYPLVKAMAKDIDIRLNHRVKRIANGYNKVMVTIEDGSNFVADAVIVTVPIGVLKANLIAFEPKLPEWKLAAISDLGVGNENKIALLFDKVFWPNVELLGIAAPTSYACGYFLNLHKATGNPVLVYMAAGRFAYDLEKLSDEAAADFVMLQLKRMFPDATKPVKYLVSRWGSDPDSLGCYSYDLVGNPADIYDKLRAPVGNIYFGGEAVSVDHQGSVHGAYSAGVMAAENCRKHLMERLGSGDKIQLVSCREEILEATVPLQISRM